The following coding sequences are from one Streptomyces sp. NBC_01485 window:
- a CDS encoding GNAT family N-acetyltransferase — protein MPEPSALRIRAAVPADGEALSLVDRLTWSPLHAVMPEPQPPYGPFFDERHAPEDNLVAELDDRVVGYVTLTRPTKLACNRHVRQIQGLAVLDEARGRGVGRALVRAAVEEARRQGARRITLRVLGHNTAARALYAAEGFAVEGVLPEEFLLDGAYVDDVLMGRSL, from the coding sequence ATGCCCGAACCCTCCGCACTTCGTATACGCGCCGCGGTGCCCGCCGACGGCGAGGCGCTGAGTCTCGTCGACCGTCTCACGTGGTCCCCGCTGCACGCCGTGATGCCCGAGCCGCAGCCGCCGTACGGCCCCTTCTTCGACGAGCGGCACGCGCCCGAGGACAACCTGGTCGCCGAACTCGACGACCGCGTGGTCGGCTACGTCACCCTCACCCGTCCCACCAAGCTCGCCTGCAACCGGCACGTCCGGCAGATCCAGGGCCTCGCCGTCCTCGACGAGGCGCGCGGCCGGGGCGTCGGGCGGGCGCTGGTCCGCGCGGCCGTCGAGGAGGCCCGGCGGCAGGGCGCCCGCCGCATCACCCTGCGCGTCCTCGGCCACAACACCGCGGCGCGGGCGCTCTACGCGGCCGAGGGGTTCGCGGTGGAGGGCGTGCTGCCCGAGGAGTTCCTGCTGGACGGCGCGTACGTGGACGACGTGCTCATGGGGCGCTCCCTATGA
- a CDS encoding NAD(P)/FAD-dependent oxidoreductase — translation MLEPAYQADVVVVGAGIAGLSAAQRLTSAGVTTAVLEAAPYVGGRMSTEKIDGFRLDRIGQLLSTAYPELALTPGLDALVLRPFAPGVLLHSDGRHHRAGAQAGAGSARGALHAVRALASAPLPGSPPVRAGAPLGSAVDQARLGAALTRIAATPAERLLRRPELPAAQALAARGVPARTVDGFLRPLLAALLCDPDLTTSSRCADLALRAFAAGRLSLPEGGAEVLPELLARTLPAGTVHTGVRVTSVSTTLVTTAEHGEFRCRAVLVATDARTAAELLPGLRVPGFHPVTVVHHTTDEPPRTGASLLLDADRGGPVAHTAVISAVDPSRAPAGRALISSTVLGTPPPGVDTAVRMHLSRLYGVPTARWETLAVHHTAEAVPAMRAPHDLRRPVRLLAGLYVCGDHRDTSTVQGALHSAHRAASAIVSDLRAAGSLHVADPLPTTQEEQAAA, via the coding sequence GTGCTTGAGCCCGCGTACCAGGCAGACGTCGTCGTGGTGGGAGCCGGAATCGCCGGCCTCTCCGCGGCACAGCGACTGACCAGCGCAGGAGTAACGACCGCGGTCCTGGAGGCCGCCCCTTACGTGGGGGGCCGCATGTCGACGGAGAAGATCGACGGGTTCCGGCTCGACCGCATCGGGCAGTTGCTGTCCACCGCGTATCCCGAACTGGCCCTGACACCGGGGCTGGACGCGCTCGTCCTGCGTCCGTTCGCGCCGGGGGTGCTGCTGCACAGCGACGGGCGCCATCACCGCGCGGGCGCCCAGGCGGGCGCGGGGAGCGCGAGGGGCGCACTGCATGCCGTACGCGCCCTGGCGAGCGCTCCCTTGCCGGGCTCCCCGCCCGTGCGGGCGGGCGCGCCGCTGGGCAGCGCCGTGGACCAGGCGCGGCTGGGCGCCGCGCTCACCCGGATCGCGGCGACTCCGGCCGAACGGCTGCTGCGCCGCCCGGAGTTGCCGGCCGCGCAGGCCCTCGCGGCGCGCGGGGTGCCGGCCCGCACGGTCGACGGGTTCCTGCGCCCGCTGCTGGCGGCGCTGCTCTGCGACCCGGACCTCACCACCTCCAGCCGGTGCGCGGACCTCGCGCTGCGGGCCTTCGCGGCCGGGCGGCTGTCGCTGCCGGAGGGCGGGGCGGAGGTGCTGCCGGAGCTGCTCGCGCGGACGCTGCCGGCGGGCACCGTGCACACCGGGGTGCGGGTCACCTCGGTCTCCACGACCTTGGTGACCACCGCCGAGCACGGCGAGTTCCGCTGCCGGGCCGTCCTGGTGGCCACCGACGCGCGCACGGCGGCGGAGCTGCTGCCCGGCCTGCGGGTGCCCGGGTTCCACCCGGTGACGGTCGTCCACCACACGACGGACGAGCCGCCCCGGACGGGGGCCTCGCTGCTCCTCGACGCCGACCGGGGCGGGCCGGTGGCGCACACGGCGGTGATCAGCGCGGTGGATCCGAGCCGGGCGCCCGCGGGCCGGGCGCTGATCTCGTCCACGGTCCTCGGCACGCCGCCGCCGGGCGTCGACACCGCCGTACGCATGCACCTGTCCCGCCTCTACGGCGTCCCGACCGCGCGCTGGGAAACGCTGGCCGTGCACCACACCGCCGAGGCCGTCCCGGCGATGCGGGCGCCGCACGACCTGCGCCGTCCCGTACGCCTGCTGGCGGGCCTGTACGTGTGCGGCGACCACCGGGACACCAGCACCGTCCAGGGCGCCCTGCACTCCGCGCACCGGGCCGCGTCGGCGATCGTCTCCGACCTGCGCGCGGCAGGTTCCCTGCACGTGGCCGACCCGCTGCCGACGACCCAGGAGGAACAGGCAGCGGCCTGA
- a CDS encoding DUF4240 domain-containing protein, with protein sequence MDETEFWELVDASREAAEGDPEEQADLLVERLVRLDPDSVLDFARHFESRYNRAYRWDLWGAAWLLLDGASDDAFDFFRCWLIGQGREVFEGALHNDPDSLADLLDDFDEEIDGDGEELGYAADEAYEQLTGTVAPDLGIPPVPSEPEGTPVDFENEGALAERYPRLWQRFKE encoded by the coding sequence ATGGACGAGACGGAGTTCTGGGAGCTGGTGGACGCCTCCCGCGAGGCCGCCGAGGGTGATCCCGAGGAGCAGGCCGACCTGCTCGTGGAGCGGCTGGTCCGGTTGGACCCGGATTCCGTGCTCGACTTCGCCCGGCACTTCGAGTCCCGCTACAACCGCGCCTACCGCTGGGATCTGTGGGGCGCCGCCTGGCTGCTGCTGGACGGGGCGAGCGACGACGCCTTCGACTTCTTCCGGTGCTGGCTGATCGGGCAGGGCCGCGAGGTCTTCGAGGGCGCGCTGCACAACGACCCGGACTCGCTCGCCGACCTGCTGGACGACTTCGACGAGGAGATCGACGGCGACGGCGAGGAGCTCGGCTACGCGGCCGACGAGGCCTACGAGCAGCTCACCGGGACCGTCGCCCCGGACCTGGGCATCCCGCCCGTGCCCTCCGAACCCGAGGGCACGCCCGTGGACTTCGAGAACGAGGGTGCGCTGGCCGAGCGGTATCCCCGGCTGTGGCAGCGTTTCAAGGAGTGA
- a CDS encoding TIGR01777 family oxidoreductase, which produces MERTRIAVAGASGLIGSALVRSLTADGHEVARLVRHAPRGADEVRWDPERAQLDTAGLAGCDAVVNLAGAGVGDRRWSEAYKKRIHDSRVHGTSALAKAVASLDDRPRVFVNGSAMGLYGETGDRIVDESAPAGRGFLPELCVEWEAAAAPAQEAGVRTVFTRTGLVVARGGGAWGRLFPLFRAGLGGRMGDGRQYWSYVALHDEVAAIRHLLDRDDLSGPFNLTAPEPLTNREITAAMGRVLHRPTLFTVPAPVLRTVLGEMAGDVLGSARVVPKRLLESGFTFAFPGIEDAIRAA; this is translated from the coding sequence ATGGAACGTACGCGAATCGCGGTGGCCGGTGCGTCCGGCCTGATCGGCAGCGCCCTGGTGCGGTCTCTGACCGCCGACGGACACGAGGTCGCGCGCCTGGTGCGCCATGCGCCCCGGGGCGCGGACGAGGTGCGCTGGGACCCCGAGCGGGCGCAGCTGGACACGGCGGGGCTCGCCGGGTGCGACGCCGTGGTCAACCTGGCGGGGGCGGGGGTCGGCGACCGGCGCTGGAGCGAGGCGTACAAGAAACGGATCCACGACAGCCGGGTGCACGGCACGTCGGCGCTGGCGAAGGCGGTCGCCTCGCTCGACGACCGGCCGCGGGTGTTCGTGAACGGCAGCGCGATGGGTCTGTACGGCGAGACGGGCGACCGGATCGTGGACGAGAGCGCGCCGGCCGGCCGCGGCTTCCTGCCGGAGCTGTGCGTGGAGTGGGAGGCCGCCGCGGCTCCGGCCCAGGAGGCGGGCGTCCGTACGGTCTTCACCCGGACCGGTCTTGTCGTGGCGCGCGGCGGTGGGGCCTGGGGCAGGCTGTTCCCCCTGTTCAGGGCCGGGCTCGGGGGGCGGATGGGCGACGGCCGGCAGTACTGGTCGTACGTCGCGCTGCACGACGAGGTGGCGGCGATCCGGCATCTCCTGGACCGGGACGACCTGTCGGGGCCGTTCAACCTGACCGCGCCCGAGCCGCTGACCAACCGTGAGATCACCGCGGCGATGGGGCGGGTGCTGCACCGGCCGACGCTCTTCACGGTGCCCGCGCCGGTGTTGCGGACGGTGCTGGGCGAGATGGCCGGGGACGTGCTGGGCAGCGCGCGGGTGGTGCCGAAGCGGCTGCTGGAGTCCGGGTTCACCTTCGCGTTCCCCGGGATCGAGGATGCCATCCGGGCAGCCTGA
- the aceE gene encoding pyruvate dehydrogenase (acetyl-transferring), homodimeric type: protein MTDPQAIQPSALDQLPDRDPEETAEWQASLDAVAKAAGPHRAAYLMRRTLERAEGNGIALPKLLETDYVNTIPTAAEPSAPGDEEMERKITAWNRWNAAAMVSRGSKHGVGGHIATFASAAWLYETGFNHFFKGKERDGSGDQLYIQGHASPGIYARAFLDGRLTEQHLDNFRQEAGGNGLPSYPHPRRLPWLWEFPTVSMGLGPLSAIYQARFNRYLTNRGIKDVSASHVWAFLGDGEMDEPESTAALALASREGLDNLTFVINCNLQRLDGPVRANFKIVQELEAQFRGAGWNVVKSLWGSAWDELFQLDTTGALVRRLREVPDAQVQTYQTRDAAYIRHDFFGKDPALVEMAKLLSDDRILECFHLSRGGHEARKVYAAYKAAVEFKGAPTVILAQTVKGHTLGEGFASKNANHQMKKLSVDEFKTMRDLLELPIKDSDFVDGVVPYGHPGADAPEVRYLQERRAALGGPAPARRTHALAPLPAPAEKTFASFDKGSGSQNLATTMAFVRLIKDLVRDKETGRRWVPIVPDEARTFGMESLFPSLGIYSPKGQTYEPVDRDQLMYYKEAKNGQILNEGITEAGSMADFIAASTAYSTHGETMIPFYIFYSMFGWQRTADQMWQLGDQLGRGFLVGATAGRTTLTGEGLQHADGHSPVIAATNPAALSYDPAFAYEVATIVKDGLRRMYGAADPGVDQNVFYYLTVYNEPMPQPAKPSASGVDEGIVKGLYRFNTAESAGVDVAAANAPRIQLLGSGTAIHWALAAQKLLAEEWGVAADVWSATSWTELRRDALEADAALLRGEERVPYVRQALQGAEGPVLAVSDYMRQVPDQIAQWVEQDYSSLGADGFGLSDTRAAARRHFGVDAQSIVVAALAQLARRGEVKATSVKEARERYGL, encoded by the coding sequence ATGACCGACCCCCAGGCCATCCAGCCGAGCGCGCTCGACCAGCTCCCCGACCGGGACCCGGAGGAGACCGCCGAATGGCAGGCCTCCCTGGACGCGGTCGCCAAGGCGGCCGGGCCGCACCGTGCCGCGTACCTGATGCGCCGCACGCTGGAGCGTGCCGAGGGCAACGGCATCGCGCTGCCGAAGCTGCTCGAGACGGACTACGTCAACACCATCCCCACCGCCGCCGAGCCCTCCGCTCCCGGCGACGAGGAGATGGAGCGGAAGATCACCGCGTGGAACCGCTGGAACGCGGCCGCGATGGTCAGCCGGGGCAGCAAACACGGCGTCGGCGGCCACATCGCCACCTTCGCCTCCGCCGCCTGGCTCTACGAGACCGGCTTCAACCACTTCTTCAAGGGCAAGGAGCGGGACGGGTCCGGCGACCAGCTCTACATCCAGGGCCACGCCTCCCCCGGCATCTATGCCCGCGCCTTCCTCGACGGCCGGCTGACCGAGCAGCACCTCGACAACTTCCGCCAGGAGGCGGGCGGCAACGGCCTCCCGTCGTACCCGCACCCGCGGCGGCTGCCCTGGCTGTGGGAGTTCCCGACCGTCTCCATGGGCCTCGGTCCGCTCTCCGCCATCTACCAGGCGCGCTTCAACCGGTACCTCACCAACCGGGGTATCAAGGACGTCTCGGCGTCCCACGTCTGGGCGTTCCTCGGTGACGGCGAGATGGACGAGCCCGAGTCGACGGCGGCACTCGCCCTCGCCTCCCGCGAGGGCCTGGACAACCTGACCTTCGTCATCAACTGCAACCTGCAGCGCCTCGACGGCCCGGTCCGCGCGAACTTCAAGATCGTGCAGGAGCTGGAGGCCCAGTTCCGCGGCGCCGGCTGGAACGTCGTGAAGTCGCTGTGGGGCTCGGCGTGGGACGAGCTGTTCCAGCTCGACACGACCGGCGCGCTCGTCCGGCGGCTGCGCGAGGTACCGGACGCCCAGGTGCAGACGTACCAGACGCGCGACGCCGCCTACATCCGCCACGACTTCTTCGGCAAGGACCCGGCGCTCGTCGAGATGGCGAAGCTGCTGTCCGACGACAGGATCCTGGAGTGTTTCCACCTCTCCCGCGGTGGTCACGAGGCGCGCAAGGTGTACGCCGCGTACAAGGCGGCCGTCGAGTTCAAGGGCGCGCCGACCGTCATCCTGGCCCAGACCGTCAAGGGCCACACCCTCGGCGAGGGCTTCGCGTCGAAGAACGCCAACCACCAGATGAAGAAGCTCTCGGTGGACGAGTTCAAGACCATGCGCGACCTGCTGGAACTGCCGATCAAGGACAGCGACTTCGTCGACGGTGTCGTGCCCTACGGCCACCCCGGCGCCGACGCTCCCGAGGTGCGCTACCTCCAGGAGCGCCGCGCGGCGCTCGGCGGCCCGGCCCCGGCCCGCCGTACGCACGCGCTCGCCCCGCTGCCGGCCCCCGCCGAGAAGACGTTCGCCTCCTTCGACAAGGGGTCCGGCTCCCAGAACCTGGCCACCACCATGGCCTTCGTCCGCCTGATCAAGGACCTGGTCCGCGACAAGGAGACGGGCAGGCGCTGGGTGCCGATCGTCCCGGACGAGGCGCGCACGTTCGGCATGGAGTCGCTCTTCCCGTCCCTCGGGATCTACTCCCCCAAGGGCCAGACGTACGAGCCGGTCGACCGTGACCAGCTCATGTACTACAAGGAGGCCAAGAACGGCCAGATCCTCAACGAGGGGATCACCGAGGCCGGTTCGATGGCCGACTTCATCGCCGCGTCCACCGCGTACTCCACGCACGGCGAGACGATGATCCCGTTCTACATCTTCTACTCGATGTTCGGCTGGCAGCGCACGGCCGACCAGATGTGGCAGCTCGGCGACCAGCTCGGCCGCGGCTTCCTCGTCGGCGCCACGGCCGGCCGTACGACCCTGACGGGCGAGGGCCTCCAGCACGCCGACGGCCACTCCCCGGTCATCGCCGCGACCAACCCGGCCGCCCTCAGCTACGACCCGGCGTTCGCGTACGAGGTCGCCACGATCGTCAAGGACGGTCTGCGCCGGATGTACGGCGCGGCGGACCCAGGCGTGGACCAGAACGTCTTCTACTACCTGACCGTCTACAACGAGCCGATGCCGCAGCCCGCCAAGCCGTCCGCCTCCGGCGTCGACGAGGGCATCGTCAAGGGCCTGTACCGCTTCAACACGGCGGAGTCGGCGGGGGTGGACGTGGCGGCGGCCAACGCCCCGCGCATCCAGCTCCTGGGTTCGGGCACCGCGATCCACTGGGCGCTCGCGGCGCAGAAGCTGCTCGCCGAGGAGTGGGGTGTGGCCGCCGACGTGTGGTCCGCGACCTCCTGGACCGAGCTGCGCCGTGACGCGCTGGAGGCCGACGCGGCCCTGCTGCGCGGCGAGGAGCGCGTGCCGTACGTCCGGCAGGCGCTGCAGGGCGCCGAGGGCCCGGTCCTCGCGGTCTCCGACTACATGCGCCAGGTCCCGGACCAGATCGCGCAGTGGGTCGAGCAGGACTACTCCTCGCTGGGCGCGGACGGCTTCGGTCTGTCCGACACCCGCGCCGCGGCCCGCCGTCACTTCGGCGTCGACGCGCAGTCGATCGTCGTCGCGGCCCTGGCCCAGCTCGCCCGCCGCGGCGAGGTCAAGGCCACGTCCGTGAAGGAGGCGCGCGAGCGCTACGGCCTGTAG
- the lipB gene encoding lipoyl(octanoyl) transferase LipB has translation MSGLRFVRMGFGGDAVEYQEAWDEQRRVHAARFADEIPDTVLLLEHPPVYTAGRRTADVERPLDGTPVVDVDRGGKITWHGPGQLVGYPILKLPRPVDVVAHVRRLEDALIRVCAEFGVETSRVEGRSGVWVLGDPVERRPSPGGLSLDLDPRLTDEEFDPRLNGPEYAPSNAGQRREDRKIAAIGIRVAKGVTMHGFALNVNPDNKWFDRIIPCGIRDAGVASLAGELGRDVTIEEVLPVAQRHLTDVLENAEPRPREIEKEPAVPVVPAAPAA, from the coding sequence GTGAGCGGGCTGCGGTTCGTCCGGATGGGGTTCGGCGGGGACGCCGTCGAGTACCAGGAGGCGTGGGACGAGCAACGCCGGGTGCACGCGGCCCGGTTCGCCGACGAGATCCCGGACACCGTGCTGCTCCTGGAGCACCCCCCGGTCTACACGGCCGGCCGGCGCACCGCCGACGTCGAGCGCCCCCTGGACGGCACCCCGGTCGTCGACGTGGACCGCGGCGGCAAGATCACCTGGCACGGGCCGGGGCAGCTGGTGGGCTACCCGATCCTGAAGCTGCCGCGTCCGGTGGACGTCGTCGCCCATGTGCGGCGGCTGGAGGACGCCCTGATCAGGGTGTGCGCGGAGTTCGGCGTCGAGACGTCCCGGGTGGAGGGGCGGAGCGGGGTGTGGGTGCTCGGCGATCCGGTGGAGCGGCGCCCGTCGCCCGGCGGCCTGTCGCTGGACCTCGATCCCCGGCTCACCGACGAGGAGTTCGACCCCCGGCTGAACGGTCCGGAGTACGCGCCGTCCAACGCCGGCCAGCGGCGCGAGGACCGGAAGATCGCGGCGATCGGCATCCGGGTCGCCAAGGGCGTCACGATGCACGGCTTCGCGCTCAACGTGAACCCGGACAACAAGTGGTTCGACCGGATCATCCCGTGCGGGATCCGCGACGCGGGCGTCGCCTCCCTGGCCGGCGAGCTGGGCCGGGACGTGACGATCGAGGAGGTGCTGCCGGTGGCGCAGCGGCACCTGACGGACGTCCTGGAGAACGCCGAGCCGAGGCCGCGGGAGATCGAGAAGGAACCCGCAGTACCCGTAGTGCCCGCAGCACCCGCAGCCTGA
- a CDS encoding regulator, translating to MTERPAQRTPNRQLAALIAEAGFSNAGLARRVDQLGLEHGLDLRYDKTSVTRWLRGQQPRGTTPALIAEVFTRRLGRRLTAQDLGLDACAPVYAGLEFASTPEEAIDIVGGLWRKDSGSHAELRKIAFTPAGLVVPSRDWLIGRADEKVARSEPPAAARVPVQGRPATRPPGSATPRQQPPSAQPAPATVQVMPGPAAVPRQRGQGGERPPAQRVTGGDISALRSVGELFRTLDDRYGGGHARQALVRYLEHECEPMLRGSYGEQTGRRLFGAAADLTRLAGWTSFDIAAHGLAQRYFVQALRLSQAAADRAYGSFVLVTMSRQAVYLGHGREAVQLARVAQQGVGTGAPPVVQALLHSAEARGHGVLGEVRASTAALVRAERALEAAKAGDEVPYWARFFDEAQLADEFGHCHRDLQQFRAAAQHAERSLQLRPAAHARSRLFCRVVLASARLGLGELDQACQHAAEAAGQAAEMRSVRALEYVRDFERRLEPYRDAAPVRTYRDKVAALG from the coding sequence ATGACGGAACGACCCGCGCAGCGCACTCCCAACCGCCAACTAGCCGCGCTCATCGCAGAAGCGGGCTTCTCCAACGCGGGACTGGCCCGTCGCGTCGATCAGCTCGGCCTCGAACACGGGCTGGACCTCAGATACGACAAGACGTCCGTCACCCGGTGGCTGCGCGGGCAGCAGCCCCGGGGCACCACCCCCGCCCTCATCGCCGAGGTCTTCACCCGGCGCCTGGGCCGTCGGCTCACGGCCCAGGACCTCGGTCTGGACGCCTGCGCCCCCGTCTACGCGGGCCTGGAGTTCGCCTCCACGCCCGAGGAGGCCATCGACATCGTCGGCGGGCTCTGGCGCAAGGACTCCGGCAGCCACGCCGAGCTCCGCAAGATCGCCTTCACGCCCGCGGGACTCGTCGTGCCGAGCCGCGACTGGCTGATCGGGCGGGCCGACGAGAAGGTCGCCCGCAGCGAGCCGCCCGCCGCCGCCCGGGTCCCCGTCCAGGGCCGCCCGGCCACCCGGCCGCCCGGGTCCGCCACACCCCGGCAGCAGCCCCCGTCCGCACAGCCGGCGCCGGCGACCGTGCAGGTCATGCCCGGTCCTGCGGCCGTCCCCCGGCAGCGCGGCCAGGGCGGTGAGCGCCCGCCCGCCCAGCGGGTCACCGGCGGCGACATCTCCGCGCTCCGTTCGGTCGGCGAGCTCTTCCGCACCCTCGACGACAGGTACGGCGGCGGGCACGCCCGGCAGGCCCTCGTGCGCTACCTGGAGCACGAGTGCGAGCCCATGCTGCGCGGCTCCTACGGTGAGCAGACCGGCCGCCGTCTCTTCGGCGCCGCCGCCGACCTGACCCGGCTCGCCGGCTGGACCTCCTTCGACATCGCCGCGCACGGCCTGGCCCAGCGGTACTTCGTCCAGGCCCTGCGCCTCTCCCAGGCGGCCGCGGACCGGGCGTACGGCTCCTTCGTCCTGGTCACCATGAGCCGCCAGGCCGTCTATCTCGGGCACGGGCGCGAGGCGGTGCAGCTCGCGCGGGTGGCCCAGCAGGGGGTCGGCACGGGCGCCCCGCCCGTCGTGCAGGCGCTGCTGCACTCGGCGGAGGCGCGCGGGCACGGGGTGCTGGGCGAGGTGCGGGCCTCGACCGCCGCGCTCGTGCGGGCCGAGCGGGCGCTGGAGGCGGCCAAAGCGGGGGACGAGGTGCCGTACTGGGCGCGGTTCTTCGACGAGGCGCAGTTGGCCGACGAGTTCGGGCACTGCCACCGTGACCTCCAGCAGTTCCGGGCCGCAGCCCAGCACGCCGAGCGCTCGCTGCAACTGCGTCCCGCCGCCCATGCCCGCAGCCGGCTGTTCTGCCGCGTCGTCCTCGCCTCCGCCCGGCTCGGCCTCGGCGAACTCGACCAGGCCTGCCAGCACGCGGCGGAGGCCGCCGGCCAGGCGGCGGAGATGCGGTCGGTGCGTGCCCTGGAGTACGTGAGGGACTTCGAACGCCGCCTGGAGCCGTACCGGGACGCGGCCCCGGTACGGACGTACCGCGACAAGGTGGCGGCCCTGGGGTGA
- a CDS encoding MarP family serine protease, whose product MDLLDILLALVILAYAGSGYRRGLVAGCVSLAGFVGGAVIGVWVLPWVMDLVTPGTTGATVAAVFTVLVPAVVGHELAGRLALRLRRELDRGPLRVADGVGGAVANAVAVLIVAWVAASVLGASSSPVVTSSIRDSRLLGAVQDAMPDTTPTWFSRATSALTQAGFPQVFNPFENESTAEVAKPSGDSVTALATSAAKLSTVKIEGAAGNQGREGSGFVYASEHVMTNAHVVAGIDEPTVRIGGVGRSYDARVVFFDPDKDVAVLYVPDLRAPVLRFDDDASRGDSAVVAGYPQDGDLNLQAATVANRVKATGRNIYNDEIVTREIYSIRSTVRPGNSGGPLLTTDGRVYGVVFARSTSDDETGYVLTVAEVAGDAERASTATRPVDTGALITS is encoded by the coding sequence GTGGACCTGCTCGACATCCTGCTGGCGCTGGTGATCCTCGCCTACGCCGGCTCCGGCTACCGGCGTGGGCTGGTGGCCGGCTGTGTCTCGCTGGCCGGGTTCGTGGGCGGCGCGGTGATCGGCGTGTGGGTCCTGCCGTGGGTGATGGACCTGGTGACTCCGGGGACCACCGGGGCGACCGTGGCCGCCGTGTTCACGGTGCTCGTCCCGGCGGTGGTCGGGCACGAGCTGGCGGGGCGGCTGGCGCTGCGGCTGCGCCGGGAGCTGGACCGGGGGCCGCTGCGGGTGGCGGACGGGGTCGGCGGCGCGGTGGCGAACGCGGTGGCGGTGCTGATCGTGGCGTGGGTGGCGGCGAGCGTGCTGGGCGCGTCCTCGTCGCCGGTGGTCACGTCGTCGATACGGGACTCACGGCTGCTGGGTGCCGTGCAGGACGCCATGCCGGACACCACGCCCACCTGGTTCTCGCGGGCCACGTCGGCGCTGACCCAGGCGGGCTTCCCGCAGGTCTTCAACCCGTTCGAGAACGAGTCGACGGCCGAGGTCGCCAAGCCCTCCGGCGACAGTGTCACGGCGCTCGCGACCAGCGCGGCCAAGCTGAGCACGGTGAAGATCGAGGGCGCCGCGGGCAACCAGGGCCGCGAGGGCAGCGGCTTCGTGTACGCGAGCGAGCATGTGATGACCAACGCGCACGTGGTGGCGGGCATCGACGAACCGACCGTACGGATCGGCGGCGTGGGGCGGTCGTACGACGCGCGCGTGGTGTTCTTCGACCCGGACAAGGACGTGGCCGTGCTGTACGTGCCGGATCTGCGGGCCCCGGTGCTGCGCTTCGACGACGACGCCTCGCGCGGGGACTCGGCGGTCGTGGCCGGCTATCCGCAGGACGGCGATCTGAACCTCCAGGCGGCGACGGTCGCGAACCGGGTGAAGGCGACCGGCCGGAACATCTACAACGACGAGATCGTCACCCGCGAGATCTACTCGATCCGCTCCACCGTCCGCCCCGGCAACTCCGGCGGCCCGCTGCTGACCACCGACGGCCGGGTCTACGGCGTCGTCTTCGCCCGCTCCACCTCCGACGACGAGACGGGGTACGTGCTGACGGTCGCCGAGGTCGCCGGCGACGCCGAGCGGGCGTCGACGGCGACGCGGCCGGTGGACACGGGTGCCCTGATCACGTCATAG
- a CDS encoding peptidoglycan recognition protein family protein, with amino-acid sequence MLLGCVPGLAAVAALGLCAGGVDHAATDALAARAGRPAAARPAAGHRAARPPVVPRAAWLDDLARHAQPPPRYDDKVVAVFVHHTDSPNGYDCADAPRIIRSLYTGQTAARGWDDIGYNFLVDRCGTVYEGRAGGVDRAVTGAHTQGFNHRTAGIAALGTFTAGVPVPQAMVDAIAALTAWKLGLTGTDPRSTVRLTSSNSLSRYAAGTTATLPALAGHRDGYMTTCPGAALTARLPEIRATAARLQGRTAAPTLTGTP; translated from the coding sequence GTGCTCCTGGGCTGCGTGCCCGGGCTCGCCGCCGTCGCGGCCCTGGGGCTGTGCGCGGGCGGTGTCGACCACGCGGCGACGGACGCCCTGGCCGCCCGCGCCGGCCGCCCGGCCGCCGCCCGCCCCGCCGCCGGGCACCGGGCAGCCCGCCCGCCGGTCGTACCGCGCGCCGCCTGGCTGGACGACCTCGCCCGGCACGCGCAGCCGCCCCCGCGCTACGACGACAAGGTCGTCGCCGTCTTCGTCCACCACACCGACTCGCCCAACGGCTACGACTGCGCCGACGCGCCCCGCATCATCCGCTCCCTGTACACGGGCCAGACCGCCGCCCGCGGCTGGGACGACATCGGCTACAACTTCCTCGTCGACCGCTGCGGCACCGTCTACGAGGGCCGGGCCGGCGGCGTCGACCGCGCCGTCACCGGCGCCCACACCCAGGGCTTCAACCACCGCACGGCCGGTATCGCCGCACTCGGCACGTTCACCGCCGGCGTGCCGGTGCCGCAGGCGATGGTCGACGCGATCGCCGCCCTGACCGCCTGGAAACTCGGCCTGACCGGCACCGACCCGCGCTCGACCGTCCGCCTCACCTCCAGCAACAGCCTCAGCCGCTACGCCGCCGGCACCACCGCCACCCTCCCCGCCCTGGCCGGCCACCGGGACGGCTACATGACCACCTGCCCCGGCGCCGCCCTCACCGCCCGCCTCCCGGAGATCCGCGCCACGGCCGCCCGCCTCCAGGGCAGAACGGCCGCGCCCACGCTCACAGGAACCCCTTAG